In Nostoc sp. GT001, a genomic segment contains:
- a CDS encoding AAA family ATPase codes for MSDLTSDSQLSRIVLKGFKSIAECDLKLLKLNVLIGCNGAGKSNFIGFFRMVQQMLERNLQVLVSRQGGPDAILHFGRKTTEQLEIELYFGNNGYFATLEPTQDNRLMFSKESFWWNMSGEREIGSGHFESKALRGSGTRIDKYILPTMRQWRVYHFHDTSDSAYVKQPHKINDNVYLRSDARNLAAFLYLLSENYSESYRRIVKTIRLVAPFFGDFYLRHSPQNNEVIELEWVEQGQDIPFKAHLLSDGTLRFICLATVFLQPTSLQPETILVDEPELGLHPYAITVLASLMRSAAKEKQVIVSTQSVELLNEFRAKDVIVVDRDRGKSSLRRLNEDDLHEWLEDYSLGELWKKNILGGRPSR; via the coding sequence ATGAGCGATCTGACCAGTGACAGCCAACTATCAAGGATTGTTTTGAAAGGCTTTAAGTCTATTGCTGAATGTGACCTTAAGCTTTTGAAACTAAACGTACTTATTGGATGTAATGGTGCAGGTAAATCTAACTTCATAGGCTTCTTTCGCATGGTTCAGCAGATGCTTGAGAGGAATCTGCAAGTTTTGGTAAGCCGCCAGGGTGGCCCCGATGCGATCTTGCATTTTGGCCGTAAAACAACTGAGCAACTAGAGATTGAGCTTTATTTTGGAAACAACGGGTACTTCGCTACTCTTGAACCAACTCAAGACAACCGTCTAATGTTTTCCAAAGAATCTTTTTGGTGGAATATGAGCGGTGAGCGTGAAATCGGTAGTGGTCATTTTGAGAGTAAGGCTTTACGAGGCAGTGGCACAAGAATTGACAAGTACATATTACCCACCATGCGGCAGTGGCGGGTTTATCATTTCCATGATACAAGCGACAGCGCTTATGTGAAGCAACCACACAAGATTAATGATAATGTTTACTTGCGTTCTGATGCGCGTAATCTTGCAGCTTTCCTATATTTGTTAAGTGAAAATTATTCGGAATCTTATCGGCGAATTGTCAAAACAATTCGACTTGTTGCTCCTTTCTTTGGTGATTTTTATCTACGTCATTCTCCACAAAACAATGAGGTGATCGAGTTGGAATGGGTCGAGCAAGGTCAAGATATTCCGTTTAAAGCTCATCTTCTTTCGGATGGAACACTTCGTTTTATATGCCTGGCCACTGTCTTTTTGCAACCTACTTCCCTTCAGCCCGAAACGATTTTGGTTGATGAACCTGAGCTAGGTCTTCACCCGTATGCAATTACTGTTCTTGCATCGTTAATGCGTTCCGCTGCAAAAGAAAAACAAGTTATTGTTTCAACTCAGTCGGTTGAACTGCTCAATGAATTTAGGGCGAAAGATGTAATTGTTGTAGATCGCGATCGTGGTAAATCATCCCTCCGAAGATTGAATGAGGATGATTTACACGAGTGGCTTGAAGACTACAGCTTAGGAGAACTGTGGAAGAAGAACATCCTTGGCGGGAGACCTTCACGATGA
- a CDS encoding DUF4276 family protein → MIRIHVFVEGQTEETFVKEVLCEHLQRKEIYLNPILVRTSSTNKGGVVSYAKIKPQLNRKCLEDVSAFVTTMFDLYRLPNDFPGSSSLPSTNDPFQKAEYLEQQMSADIKHQNFLPNLLVHEFEGLLYSNPQAFLAWFDQSIVDSLQAERDLFLSPEHINEGPTTAPSKRIIRCCLGYEKPLHGSLIAMDIGLDTIRQQCQHFNQWLMRLEKINGSNG, encoded by the coding sequence ATGATCCGAATACACGTTTTTGTAGAAGGACAGACGGAAGAAACTTTTGTAAAAGAAGTACTCTGCGAACATCTTCAGCGAAAAGAGATATATCTCAACCCCATTCTTGTGCGAACTAGCTCAACAAATAAGGGTGGTGTAGTGAGCTATGCAAAGATCAAGCCGCAATTAAATCGTAAATGCCTTGAGGATGTTTCGGCGTTCGTCACTACGATGTTTGATTTATATCGATTGCCAAATGATTTTCCAGGAAGCAGTTCTCTGCCTAGTACGAATGACCCATTTCAGAAAGCTGAATATCTTGAGCAGCAAATGAGCGCAGATATTAAACACCAAAATTTTCTCCCCAATTTACTGGTTCATGAGTTTGAGGGACTCCTGTACAGCAATCCACAAGCTTTTCTCGCATGGTTTGACCAAAGTATAGTAGATAGTCTACAGGCAGAGCGTGACTTATTCCTTTCACCTGAACATATTAATGAAGGCCCGACAACAGCCCCATCTAAACGAATTATTAGATGTTGCCTTGGATATGAAAAGCCATTACATGGCTCCTTGATTGCAATGGATATTGGGTTGGATACAATACGTCAGCAATGCCAGCATTTCAATCAATGGTTAATGCGTCTTGAAAAGATCAACGGTAGTAATGGCTAA
- a CDS encoding sucrose synthase produces the protein MSELLQAVLDSEERSDLRSFISELRQQEKKYLLRNDILNVYSEYCSKSQKPEGFYTSSELGKLIYYTQEIIQEDSNFCFIIRSKIASQEVYWLTSDLSIEPMTVQDLLDLRDRLVDKFHPNDGGLLELDFGPFYDYTPVIRDPKNIGKGVQFLNRYLSSKIFQDSKQLLDSLLNFLRLHHYNGVQLLVNDRIQSQQQLSEQVKKAISFVSNRPADEPYEQFRFQLQSMGFEPGWGNTAARVQETLNILDELIDSADPQTLEAFISRIPMIFRIVLVSAHGWFGQEGVLGRPDTGGQVVYVLDQAKSLEKQLQEDVLLAGLEKLNVEPKVIILTRLIPNSDGTLCNQRLEKVHGTENAWILRVPLREFNPNMTQNWISRFEFWPYLETFAIDSERELRAEFHGTPDLIVGNYTDGNLIAFLLARRLKVTQCNVAHALEKSKYLFSNLYWQELEEKYHFSLQFTADLIAMNAANFVISSTYQEIVGTPDSVGQYESYKCFTMPELYHVTNGIELFSPKFNVVPPGVNENNYFPYTRNKDRVESDRQRLAETLFTLEDPTQIFGKLDDPNKRPLFSMARLDHIKNLTGLAECYGQSKELQEHCNLILVAGKLRVEESGDNEERDEIIKLYQIIDQYNLHGKIRWLGVRLSKTDSGEIYRVIADHQGIFVQPALFEAFGLTILEAMVSGLPTFATQFGGPLEIIQDKVNGFLINPTNLEETASKIVDFITKCEQNPNYWSEISQRGIDRVYSTYTWKIHTSKLLSLARIYGFWNFTSKENREDLLRYIEALFYLIYKPRAQQLLEQHQYR, from the coding sequence ATGTCTGAATTGCTTCAAGCAGTCTTAGATAGTGAAGAAAGAAGTGATTTACGTTCCTTTATTAGTGAATTACGCCAACAAGAAAAGAAGTACTTGCTACGGAACGACATACTCAATGTATATAGTGAGTATTGCTCCAAATCCCAGAAACCTGAAGGCTTTTACACTTCCTCGGAGTTAGGCAAACTCATTTACTATACTCAGGAAATTATTCAGGAAGACTCAAACTTCTGTTTCATCATCCGTTCTAAGATTGCCAGCCAAGAAGTTTATTGGTTGACATCAGACTTAAGCATTGAGCCGATGACGGTGCAGGATTTGTTGGATCTGCGCGATCGCTTGGTGGACAAATTTCATCCTAACGACGGCGGCTTGCTAGAATTGGATTTCGGCCCCTTTTATGACTACACCCCAGTCATCCGCGACCCCAAAAATATTGGTAAAGGGGTGCAATTCCTCAACCGCTATCTATCCAGCAAAATATTTCAAGATTCCAAACAATTGCTGGACAGCTTGTTGAATTTCTTGCGGCTGCACCACTACAACGGTGTGCAACTGCTAGTCAACGATCGCATTCAATCACAGCAGCAACTTTCTGAGCAAGTTAAGAAAGCTATCAGTTTTGTTAGTAATCGCCCCGCAGATGAACCCTACGAACAATTCCGCTTCCAATTGCAGTCAATGGGTTTTGAGCCGGGTTGGGGTAACACCGCAGCGCGAGTGCAGGAAACCCTAAATATTCTCGATGAATTGATTGATTCTGCCGATCCTCAAACCCTAGAAGCATTCATTTCTCGCATCCCGATGATTTTTAGAATCGTCTTGGTGTCAGCTCACGGTTGGTTTGGGCAAGAGGGAGTTTTAGGGCGTCCCGATACCGGCGGTCAGGTAGTTTACGTCCTTGACCAGGCAAAGAGCTTAGAGAAGCAGCTACAAGAAGATGTTCTGCTTGCGGGTTTAGAGAAATTGAATGTCGAGCCAAAGGTAATTATTCTCACCCGTTTGATTCCCAATAGTGATGGTACTCTTTGTAATCAACGGCTAGAAAAAGTCCACGGGACTGAAAATGCCTGGATTTTGCGAGTGCCTTTACGGGAATTTAACCCTAACATGACTCAAAACTGGATTTCTCGGTTTGAGTTTTGGCCTTATCTAGAAACTTTCGCCATTGATTCTGAAAGAGAACTACGGGCAGAATTTCACGGCACACCTGACTTAATAGTTGGAAACTATACTGATGGGAATTTAATAGCATTCTTGCTGGCGCGACGGCTGAAAGTTACTCAATGCAATGTTGCCCATGCTTTGGAAAAATCTAAATATTTGTTCAGTAACCTCTACTGGCAAGAATTAGAGGAGAAATATCATTTTTCCTTGCAATTCACAGCTGATTTGATTGCCATGAATGCTGCTAATTTTGTGATTAGCAGCACCTACCAAGAAATTGTCGGAACACCGGATAGTGTGGGACAGTACGAATCTTATAAGTGCTTCACCATGCCGGAGTTGTATCATGTTACCAATGGCATTGAATTATTTAGTCCCAAATTTAATGTTGTACCGCCGGGAGTAAACGAAAATAATTACTTCCCCTACACTCGAAATAAAGATCGGGTAGAGAGCGATCGCCAACGCCTTGCAGAAACCCTCTTTACTCTGGAAGATCCCACACAAATCTTTGGTAAACTCGACGATCCTAACAAGCGTCCTCTCTTCTCAATGGCGCGTCTCGACCACATCAAAAACCTCACAGGTTTAGCTGAATGTTATGGTCAAAGTAAAGAATTACAAGAGCATTGCAACTTAATTTTGGTAGCCGGTAAATTACGCGTCGAAGAATCAGGCGACAACGAAGAACGCGACGAAATTATCAAACTCTACCAAATAATTGACCAGTACAATCTCCACGGAAAGATTCGTTGGCTGGGTGTGCGCCTCTCCAAAACTGATTCCGGTGAAATTTATCGAGTCATTGCCGATCATCAGGGAATTTTTGTACAACCAGCTTTATTTGAAGCTTTTGGCTTGACAATTTTAGAAGCAATGGTTTCAGGATTACCGACTTTCGCCACACAGTTTGGTGGGCCATTAGAGATTATTCAAGATAAGGTGAATGGATTTTTAATTAACCCAACAAATTTAGAGGAGACAGCCAGCAAAATTGTGGATTTCATCACAAAATGCGAACAAAATCCTAACTATTGGAGTGAAATTTCCCAGCGAGGAATTGACCGAGTTTACAGCACCTATACTTGGAAAATTCACACTAGCAAGCTGTTATCATTAGCACGGATTTATGGCTTCTGGAACTTTACCTCAAAGGAAAATCGGGAAGATTTATTGCGCTATATTGAGGCTTTGTTCTATTTAATTTACAAGCCAAGAGCGCAACAGCTATTAGAGCAGCATCAGTACCGATAA